A genomic region of Sarcophilus harrisii chromosome 6, mSarHar1.11, whole genome shotgun sequence contains the following coding sequences:
- the LOC100934295 gene encoding mas-related G-protein coupled receptor member X2-like yields MSLCPQGVREEQGYMERVPPAMTVSPTPEYSVYDSDNSTENSENKSSSGSLNFDDWMKILLLFIASLGLVGNGTVLWLLGSPIRRNHFAIYILNLAAADALFLCSFFLISIDDYVKYVFDDLTWTILSFLRYISYTAGLNLLAAISTERCLSALFPLWYRSHSPKHMSVVACVVLWALAGMLWLVSFVFWKYLSPQCSNFFIIEGAWYLFLTCVMCVSSLTLLLRVQCSSRRRRPPRLYLLVLLMVLVFLLCGLPWGIWDFVNFNLNINLMPSWLFDPLACVNSSVNPLIYFFVGRLGNKRRETLRVMLQRVLGDE; encoded by the coding sequence ATGTCTCTGTGTCCCCAGGGTGTCAGAGAGGAGCAGGGCTACATGGAGCGCGTACCACCAGCCATGACTGTGTCCCCCACACCTGAATATTCAGTATATGATTCTGACAATTCAACggaaaatagtgaaaataagAGTTCATCTGGAAGCCTTAACTTTGATGACTGGATGAAGATCCTCTTGTTGTTCATTGCCTCGCTTGGGCTGGTCGGGAATGGCACCGTTCTGTGGCTTCTGGGCTCCCCCATCCGGAGGAATCACTTTGCCATCTACATCCTCAACCTGGCGGCAGCTGATGCCCTTTTCCTTTGTAGCTTCTTTCTGATCAGTATAGATgactatgttaaatatgtttttgaTGATTTAACATGGACAATACTGTCATTCCTCAGATACATCTCCTACACTGCGGGCCTGAACCTCCTGGCGGCGATCAGCACCGAGCGCTGTCTCTCCGCGCTCTTCCCCCTCTGGTACCGAAGTCACAGCCCCAAGCACATGTCTGTTGTGGCGTGTGTTGTCCTTTGGGCTCTGGCCGGGATGCTCTGGCTAgtatcttttgtcttttggaaataTTTATCTCCTCAATGTAGCAACTTCTTCATCATCGAGGGTGCATGGTATCTCTTCCTCACCTGTGTGATGTGCGTGTCCAGCCTGACTCTGCTGCTGAGAGTCCAGTGCAGCTCCCGGCGCCGGCGGCCCCCCAGGCTctacctcctggtcctgcttatggTCCTCGTGTTCCTGCTCTGTGGCCTGCCTTGGGGCATCTGGGATTTCGTGAATTTTAACCTCAATATAAATCTCATGCCTTCTTGGCTTTTTGACCCCCTGGCTTGTGTGAACAGCAGTGTGAACccactcatttacttttttgtagGCAGACTAGGGAATAAAAGGAGGGAGACTCTCAGGGTGATGCTCCAGAGGGTCCTTGGGGATGAGTAG